In Agrobacterium tumefaciens, one genomic interval encodes:
- a CDS encoding helix-turn-helix transcriptional regulator has protein sequence MPCSIASNQDMAFFRSRQSEIVVAPIFGKSEVTMARISCRQPGHGMIDPHFHEDAFFVAFNLQDYQGNLWVDNRHVNFKTSRAGNFTIYDYRRTWTAEMKSTFDGLGFHIPRSALTLYEEELGGRAIDTFAAKPGQDIEDEVVKGLAQACLPSLSSTTPTCRLFQDHVAAVLTFHLCKTYGGLRQSKPIQGYLAPWQKRRAIELLEENLSSDISIEAVAAECGLSRGYFIKAFGLTMGHPPYRWVLLRRIEKAKEMLLGTRFSISEISFLCGFADQAHFTRTFTTRVGMPPAQWRKTIQ, from the coding sequence ATGCCGTGCAGTATCGCCAGCAATCAAGACATGGCTTTCTTTCGTTCCCGACAGTCCGAGATCGTGGTCGCACCGATTTTCGGAAAGTCGGAAGTGACAATGGCAAGGATTTCATGCCGGCAGCCCGGCCATGGAATGATCGATCCTCACTTCCACGAAGACGCATTCTTCGTCGCGTTCAATTTGCAGGATTACCAGGGGAACTTGTGGGTCGATAACAGGCACGTCAATTTCAAGACATCGCGTGCTGGGAATTTCACCATCTATGACTACCGGAGAACCTGGACTGCCGAGATGAAATCAACATTTGATGGCCTCGGCTTTCATATACCTCGCTCTGCGTTGACGCTCTACGAAGAGGAACTAGGTGGCCGCGCGATCGACACATTCGCCGCGAAACCGGGACAAGATATCGAGGATGAGGTTGTTAAAGGCCTCGCTCAAGCGTGCTTGCCATCTTTGAGCAGTACGACCCCCACATGTCGTCTGTTTCAGGATCATGTCGCCGCCGTACTGACTTTTCACCTTTGCAAGACATACGGTGGATTGAGACAAAGCAAACCGATACAGGGCTATCTGGCACCTTGGCAAAAAAGGCGCGCGATCGAACTGCTGGAAGAGAATCTCTCGTCAGACATTTCGATTGAAGCTGTTGCGGCCGAGTGCGGCTTGTCCAGGGGCTACTTTATCAAAGCCTTTGGTTTAACGATGGGACACCCTCCATATCGATGGGTGCTGCTTCGTCGGATCGAAAAGGCAAAGGAAATGCTGCTAGGAACCAGGTTCTCAATCTCTGAGATTTCCTTTCTCTGTGGTTTCGCTGACCAAGCTCATTTTACGCGGACATTCACCACCCGGGTGGGTATGCCACCGGCTCAATGGCGAAAGACTATTCAGTGA
- a CDS encoding DMT family transporter produces MQPTEMMRLPTSSFSVLLLIIFAVCRGSAYSLTTVALAYLSSATITFLRLAIAAAALLVWACWTFGDFRWLKSDWKPIFIFGIFGNSLPNGLITVGQETVPSGLAAVMMALIPIFSAIMAHICLATDKLTLKSFAGVLIGFFGVFTIVRARSDLELDGPMLPGLGLMTIAALSIALSIVSMRFYRPANQKATASFSLLVAAATLAPFVSLSDFSQTVPTHIILICLVLGLVCHGLAWIVMIALSQRATAAFASSTNYLIPVVGLMVGAIFLSEPIFWTDGLAFGLIIGGTALLRDRKPGG; encoded by the coding sequence ATGCAGCCTACAGAAATGATGAGATTACCGACATCGAGCTTTAGCGTCCTCTTGCTTATTATTTTTGCAGTTTGCCGAGGCAGCGCCTACAGCCTGACGACGGTCGCCCTTGCCTATCTATCCAGCGCAACCATTACATTTTTGCGTCTGGCAATCGCCGCAGCGGCTCTGCTGGTTTGGGCATGCTGGACTTTCGGCGACTTTCGATGGCTGAAAAGTGATTGGAAGCCAATTTTCATTTTCGGAATTTTCGGTAACTCGCTTCCCAACGGTCTGATAACGGTCGGGCAGGAAACGGTACCAAGTGGTCTTGCGGCTGTCATGATGGCGCTTATTCCAATATTTTCTGCGATCATGGCTCATATCTGTCTCGCGACGGATAAGTTAACGCTGAAGTCGTTTGCTGGCGTGTTGATAGGGTTCTTCGGTGTGTTCACGATTGTCAGGGCGCGCAGCGACCTGGAATTGGATGGGCCCATGCTTCCAGGTCTTGGCCTGATGACGATAGCCGCCCTGTCAATTGCGCTTAGTATCGTATCAATGCGCTTTTACCGTCCAGCAAACCAGAAGGCGACTGCTTCATTTAGCCTGCTCGTAGCAGCGGCGACCCTTGCTCCGTTCGTCAGCCTTTCCGATTTCTCCCAAACGGTGCCAACCCATATAATTCTCATCTGCTTAGTTCTTGGATTGGTTTGCCATGGTCTCGCCTGGATCGTGATGATAGCGCTGTCACAGCGAGCGACAGCGGCTTTTGCGTCATCCACAAACTACTTGATCCCTGTCGTCGGTCTGATGGTCGGCGCTATTTTTCTCAGTGAGCCCATCTTCTGGACAGATGGCCTAGCGTTCGGGCTCATCATTGGAGGCACGGCCCTTTTGCGCGATCGGAAACCAGGGGGTTAG
- a CDS encoding Ku protein has protein sequence MASGHRAQWKGFLKFGEVSCGVALYTAASTSERITFNTINKATGNRVSRIFIDSETEEAVPKESQTKGFEIDNGRYIIIDPDEIAAAIPESNKTLEIEAFIPCKDVDDVYFDKPYYLTPDKMGEDAFLALRDGMKKSDVAGIARTVLFRRMRTVLIRPHGKGLIATTLNFDYEVRSSKTAFEEMPNIKVEGEMLELARHIISTKKGDFDPATFEDRYEAALSELVKAKLEGKPLPKAKKIEVSKPNDLLAALRESAGMMKSAAAKPKRTAANANKGVGREKASRASPSKAGAAKAAGQRKAS, from the coding sequence ATGGCGAGTGGTCATAGAGCACAATGGAAAGGTTTCCTGAAGTTTGGGGAAGTCAGCTGCGGAGTGGCGCTTTACACGGCGGCCAGCACCTCTGAACGGATAACCTTCAACACGATCAACAAGGCGACCGGAAACCGCGTCAGTCGCATCTTCATCGACAGCGAAACCGAAGAAGCGGTTCCAAAGGAAAGCCAGACCAAAGGCTTCGAGATCGATAACGGTCGTTACATCATCATCGATCCAGATGAGATCGCGGCGGCGATCCCAGAAAGCAACAAAACGCTCGAGATCGAGGCGTTTATCCCATGCAAGGATGTCGATGACGTCTACTTCGACAAGCCGTACTACCTCACACCTGACAAGATGGGCGAGGATGCCTTTCTGGCGCTTCGCGACGGGATGAAGAAGTCTGATGTCGCGGGGATCGCCCGTACGGTCCTTTTTCGTCGGATGCGGACAGTCCTGATCCGCCCACACGGCAAAGGGCTTATCGCGACGACCCTTAACTTCGACTACGAGGTTCGCTCCTCTAAAACCGCGTTCGAGGAAATGCCGAACATCAAAGTTGAAGGTGAGATGCTGGAGCTTGCCAGGCACATCATCTCGACGAAGAAGGGCGATTTCGATCCTGCCACCTTTGAAGACAGGTATGAGGCAGCGCTGAGCGAGCTTGTGAAGGCAAAGCTCGAAGGCAAGCCGTTGCCCAAGGCGAAGAAGATCGAGGTTTCCAAGCCGAACGATCTGCTTGCAGCACTCCGCGAGAGCGCTGGCATGATGAAATCAGCCGCAGCCAAGCCGAAAAGAACGGCGGCTAACGCAAACAAGGGCGTGGGTCGAGAAAAGGCATCGAGAGCGTCTCCCTCGAAGGCAGGCGCAGCCAAGGCCGCAGGTCAACGCAAGGCGAGCTAG
- a CDS encoding Ku protein: protein MAPQYYWKGYLKLSLVTCPVAMKPATSESEKVRFHTLNKDTGNRVVSQYIDSVTGKPVKDQNEAKGYARGENDYVILTDDELDAVALDTVKTIDIEKFAPADSIEWIYLEKPHYLIPSDTVGEEAFAVIRDAMKADNVVGISKLVIGRRERAVVLEPRDNGIVLWSVRYGDEVRPEESYFNDIADDADPELVPLVQQLIKKKTAKWSPDMVSDPIQESLLKLIEDKKKAMPKRAAKGKSSVAAPASNVVNIMDALRKSVEADLKKRKAG from the coding sequence ATGGCACCGCAATACTATTGGAAAGGCTACCTCAAGCTGTCGCTGGTCACCTGCCCTGTCGCAATGAAACCCGCGACGAGTGAGAGCGAGAAGGTCCGCTTTCATACCTTGAACAAGGACACCGGAAATCGTGTGGTGAGCCAGTACATTGACTCGGTGACAGGCAAGCCAGTCAAAGACCAGAACGAAGCCAAGGGATATGCGAGAGGTGAGAACGATTACGTCATCCTCACTGACGACGAGTTGGACGCTGTCGCTCTCGACACCGTCAAAACCATCGACATAGAGAAGTTTGCTCCAGCAGACTCCATCGAATGGATTTATCTCGAGAAGCCACACTATCTCATCCCAAGTGACACTGTGGGAGAGGAGGCATTCGCAGTTATTCGCGACGCGATGAAAGCTGACAACGTCGTGGGGATTTCGAAGCTTGTAATTGGCCGGCGAGAACGTGCCGTCGTTCTTGAACCCCGCGACAACGGGATTGTGCTGTGGTCGGTCAGGTACGGTGACGAGGTACGGCCGGAAGAGAGCTACTTCAATGACATCGCAGATGATGCCGATCCAGAACTCGTACCCCTTGTACAGCAACTCATCAAAAAGAAGACGGCCAAGTGGTCCCCGGACATGGTGAGTGACCCAATCCAGGAAAGTCTCCTCAAGCTAATCGAAGATAAGAAGAAGGCGATGCCCAAGAGGGCGGCGAAGGGGAAGAGCTCTGTGGCGGCACCCGCGTCGAATGTGGTCAACATCATGGATGCTTTGAGGAAGTCAGTCGAGGCTGACCTCAAGAAGAGAAAGGCTGGGTGA
- a CDS encoding DUF982 domain-containing protein, with the protein MNSQDVSFRAPVRARLQCGLERTFLSVYDALDVLENEWPLRRGDRYTRAVEECRAALAWTLPSEVAREAFIAACLEAGMPLVKASSDPRDGNISHTHATG; encoded by the coding sequence ATGAACAGCCAAGATGTTTCGTTTCGAGCACCAGTACGTGCACGACTTCAATGCGGACTCGAGAGGACGTTTCTGAGCGTCTATGACGCCTTGGATGTCTTAGAGAACGAGTGGCCGCTTCGTCGCGGCGATCGTTACACAAGAGCTGTCGAGGAATGCCGAGCAGCGCTGGCCTGGACTCTACCATCTGAGGTCGCGAGAGAAGCCTTCATTGCGGCTTGTCTTGAGGCAGGCATGCCTCTGGTGAAAGCTAGCTCCGATCCAAGGGACGGCAATATTTCCCATACCCATGCGACAGGTTAG
- a CDS encoding helix-turn-helix domain-containing protein, with translation MAFTTYSTALDLAGPMDVFAAANALLAPQDGYRLLYVSPQHGPVRLCNGSRILPDLSCAEANGDYDVVLVAGGPIYTQDPALCTWLADACRRARLFGSICTGAFALGDAGLLDGHTVTTHWEFAQKLAAWFPTTIVDADRIFIRSGPLITSAGVTAGIDLALALVAEDHGAKLSLRIAQQLVVLDQRQGGQSQYSPYLSAAQDANMPISRVQAYVNENVGENYNLERLAAIAGMSVRSFSRHFTLITKITPREFIERARVDCALRLLEGTGSPLKTIAHNCGFGSADNMCRVFKRRLRVSPRDYRERFNREL, from the coding sequence ATGGCGTTCACTACCTATTCTACAGCGTTGGACCTAGCTGGTCCAATGGACGTGTTTGCGGCGGCAAACGCATTGCTCGCACCGCAGGATGGATACCGTCTTTTGTATGTGTCGCCGCAACACGGGCCAGTTCGACTTTGTAACGGGTCGCGTATTTTACCCGACCTGAGCTGTGCCGAAGCAAACGGTGATTACGATGTTGTCCTTGTTGCAGGTGGACCTATATACACGCAAGACCCTGCCCTTTGCACCTGGTTAGCGGATGCTTGTCGCCGAGCACGCCTTTTTGGCTCGATCTGCACCGGCGCGTTCGCGCTCGGTGATGCAGGATTGTTAGATGGACATACGGTCACCACACATTGGGAATTTGCACAAAAACTCGCGGCGTGGTTTCCCACGACCATAGTCGACGCAGACCGCATCTTTATAAGAAGTGGTCCGCTCATCACATCGGCCGGTGTGACAGCCGGAATTGACCTCGCGTTGGCACTGGTTGCGGAGGACCACGGTGCGAAACTCTCGTTGCGGATTGCACAGCAACTTGTGGTCCTGGACCAGCGCCAGGGTGGCCAGTCGCAATACAGCCCCTATCTAAGTGCAGCACAAGATGCAAACATGCCCATATCGCGCGTTCAGGCCTATGTGAATGAAAATGTCGGCGAAAACTACAATCTGGAAAGACTAGCCGCTATAGCCGGAATGAGTGTTCGAAGCTTCTCGCGCCATTTTACGCTGATCACCAAAATTACGCCTCGCGAATTCATAGAACGAGCACGGGTTGATTGCGCTCTTCGTTTGCTCGAAGGGACGGGATCGCCTCTAAAAACGATTGCGCACAATTGTGGTTTTGGAAGCGCGGACAACATGTGCCGAGTGTTCAAACGGCGCCTTCGCGTCTCTCCGAGAGATTACCGAGAGCGATTTAACCGCGAACTTTAA
- a CDS encoding transcriptional regulator, which yields MDDRAEIADDRLVELTANIVTAFVSTQLVSIETLPKLIHDVHGALIGVMSCVKVATPVKPIPKVPVAASINDDYLICLENGQKFKSLKRHLMTKYQMTPEQYRNKWELPADYPMVAPAYAKQRSRLAKETGLGSKHDRRRRLKADR from the coding sequence ATGGATGATAGAGCTGAAATCGCCGATGATCGACTCGTGGAACTAACCGCGAATATTGTGACTGCTTTCGTGAGTACGCAGCTCGTCTCAATAGAAACACTGCCGAAATTAATCCATGACGTCCACGGCGCATTGATTGGAGTGATGTCGTGCGTAAAAGTAGCTACGCCTGTAAAACCGATCCCGAAGGTGCCAGTAGCAGCGTCAATCAACGACGACTATTTGATTTGTTTGGAAAACGGCCAAAAGTTTAAATCACTTAAACGCCATCTTATGACGAAATATCAAATGACCCCTGAGCAATACAGGAATAAATGGGAGCTACCTGCCGACTACCCGATGGTTGCGCCTGCCTATGCGAAGCAGAGATCTAGGCTGGCTAAGGAGACGGGCCTGGGGAGTAAACACGATCGCCGGCGCCGTCTGAAAGCGGACCGATAA
- a CDS encoding EAL domain-containing protein — MSVDSDEGTGHHDIGYGSPSWLAINEYRKDMAIAVAVYDALAKQELELVEYPLETSGNGTEYPYYKSHARAVKNGNRVIGAGVFLRVLERLRLTRAFDRYVVQSAIKRLRERTEIKLGCEVSVLSAVDDVWWASLKDTLRRNPSIAARLVIEIREPSVLAKRSQMIGFIMAIQRAGCGVSFSGFGTRPIHHG; from the coding sequence ATGAGCGTTGATAGCGACGAGGGGACAGGACATCACGATATTGGATATGGATCGCCATCATGGCTCGCTATCAACGAATATCGTAAGGATATGGCGATCGCTGTCGCGGTTTATGACGCGCTCGCCAAACAGGAGTTAGAACTGGTTGAGTATCCACTGGAAACGAGTGGAAATGGCACGGAATATCCATACTACAAAAGTCATGCACGGGCGGTCAAAAACGGCAACCGAGTGATCGGGGCAGGAGTTTTCTTGAGGGTTCTGGAAAGGCTCCGGCTCACACGTGCGTTTGATAGATACGTCGTCCAGTCGGCGATTAAACGTTTGAGAGAACGCACGGAAATCAAGCTCGGTTGTGAAGTCTCGGTATTATCTGCCGTTGACGATGTCTGGTGGGCATCACTCAAAGATACACTACGTAGAAATCCTTCAATTGCAGCCCGACTGGTTATCGAAATCAGGGAGCCTTCAGTTCTGGCAAAAAGGTCGCAAATGATAGGATTTATCATGGCCATTCAGAGAGCTGGATGCGGAGTGAGTTTCTCTGGATTTGGCACTAGGCCGATACACCATGGATAA
- a CDS encoding EAL domain-containing protein, whose amino-acid sequence MGDFLGLASAKHVLSTLFSGQLEANMFDHQGSLGEGHVDAIKSAIADGRAGFNTQAVRPVAASDGVFYQECLATIQGVDGILYGAGSFIPQLEASGHISLLDQNMLRLVLSELDRDRDAVFGCNISADNLSDRAAWHGISGQIRSRPDLASRLILELTETRPLSDMASTSAMLAEVREVGCKIALDDFGTGYASPALVRLLDFDIVKIDRSFLDPIGPSTFYDESLAHFINFASCYSPIIVMEGIETVEQAQLAALSGATHLQGYGISRPLPAGQRMHAAERPYCEKTLGDHAGGLSQVWPQRVTADRFF is encoded by the coding sequence GTGGGCGATTTTCTGGGCTTGGCTTCGGCCAAGCACGTTTTGAGCACACTCTTTTCCGGGCAGTTGGAGGCGAATATGTTTGATCACCAGGGCTCATTAGGCGAAGGGCACGTTGATGCCATCAAATCGGCTATTGCTGATGGTCGGGCGGGGTTCAATACGCAAGCGGTTCGGCCAGTCGCCGCTTCCGATGGTGTATTTTATCAAGAGTGTCTAGCTACTATACAGGGTGTGGATGGTATCCTTTATGGTGCTGGTAGCTTCATTCCACAGCTGGAGGCCTCCGGTCACATCTCACTGCTTGATCAGAACATGCTGCGGCTTGTGCTCAGCGAGTTGGATCGTGACCGCGATGCGGTTTTCGGGTGCAACATATCAGCCGATAACCTATCTGATCGTGCTGCTTGGCATGGAATATCGGGTCAGATCCGCTCTCGTCCCGATCTTGCATCGCGTTTGATCCTCGAACTCACTGAAACACGTCCACTTTCAGATATGGCATCGACATCAGCGATGCTGGCTGAAGTCCGTGAGGTGGGCTGTAAAATTGCTCTCGATGACTTCGGGACGGGCTATGCGTCACCAGCTTTGGTGCGTTTGCTCGACTTCGATATTGTCAAAATTGATCGGTCTTTTTTGGATCCTATCGGGCCCTCGACCTTCTATGATGAGTCACTTGCGCACTTTATAAATTTTGCCTCTTGCTACTCTCCGATCATTGTAATGGAGGGTATTGAGACCGTAGAGCAGGCTCAGTTGGCTGCGTTGTCTGGTGCAACGCATCTTCAGGGTTATGGCATTTCTCGGCCTTTGCCAGCAGGTCAGAGAATGCATGCGGCGGAACGTCCCTATTGTGAAAAAACACTCGGCGACCATGCAGGTGGCCTCAGTCAAGTTTGGCCGCAGAGAGTAACTGCGGATCGATTTTTCTGA
- a CDS encoding autotransporter domain-containing protein: MNDSSATNLRLRTSSIGMEQPSVIELHMGAVTGGVLDNVLPQILFRDHSSAGSSEITVERLTVQFAHDSIAGRANIKLSEGGRIALSERASLGSATVESRGGSLTIQDNSTLGASALKIDSGSVISLVGVSDGGTAHLHNEASLIVLGGTGSLNRATLTNGTKGFVLFGGERQGGSATIINDQTGTIQAATDRRTPIEVGSLSGAGDVYIGNASLVTGALRSNDQITGVIHDGYSQAYRQLLEGVGRIIETEELTPGGLRKVGVGTLTLTGTNTYSGGTTIEAGTLQLGDGGTSGSIEGDIANNAKLVFKRSGDVISANTISGTGEIVQAGPGALLLTADSSDFAGITTVENGRLLVGKAGQGAVLGGSVTVLEGAKLGGSGTVGSGVGSVTGISSGGTLAAGNSIGTLTIDGDLRLAPGSYFETEIAGDGRSDLVNVTGKANLAGSNIRIVSVDADTSYQTERSYRILNADGGVDGVFSDTQSSSAFLNVGLVYAPKSVDLKIALANDHGYLFPTVAQTPNQLATARGLDTLAQSGSSLALYNDLLMLNADEARASFDRLSGEAYATAAGILVDQSHFVRNTMNGRMQQTFGVRATSDVQDTKPYFAWSDAYGVWGSHDGNRLYGEVTSSISGFASGIDVEVDTWRVGIMAGYGHSSFDVNERSSSGDSKNYTLGTYAASQWTLSESSALNFRSGLAHTWHDLSMNRNVAFPGLSDRLSSEYDASTLQLFAEVGYELNMDRSIFEPYANAGFVHFNSDEFGEVGLTAAPLSVTSATMNTWFTTIGLRAATELDIGETLVTARGDIGWRHSYGDVTATSTASFVRSDAFTVSGAPIARDVALIEAGFDIHLTKSAKLGVSYNGQFGSGTTNNGVNAKFSVKF, encoded by the coding sequence ATGAACGATTCGTCGGCCACCAATCTTCGACTGCGCACAAGTTCGATAGGCATGGAACAGCCAAGCGTTATAGAATTGCACATGGGAGCCGTTACAGGTGGCGTGCTCGATAATGTCCTTCCCCAAATTCTGTTTCGTGACCACTCATCAGCAGGCAGCAGTGAAATTACTGTCGAGCGTCTCACAGTGCAATTCGCACACGACTCGATCGCAGGTCGCGCAAATATCAAGTTGTCGGAAGGGGGGCGCATCGCCTTGTCGGAGAGAGCTTCTCTCGGATCTGCAACAGTCGAAAGCCGAGGTGGTTCTCTCACAATTCAAGACAATTCTACATTAGGCGCTTCGGCTCTTAAAATTGATAGCGGAAGCGTGATTAGTCTTGTCGGTGTTAGTGACGGGGGAACTGCCCATCTGCACAACGAGGCAAGCCTAATCGTTCTAGGTGGTACCGGTAGTCTCAACCGCGCAACTTTAACCAACGGAACGAAGGGGTTCGTTCTCTTCGGTGGAGAACGACAGGGTGGATCGGCTACTATCATCAACGATCAAACGGGCACAATTCAGGCCGCCACTGACAGAAGGACCCCTATTGAAGTAGGATCACTTTCCGGCGCTGGTGACGTCTATATCGGAAACGCAAGTTTGGTTACCGGTGCACTTCGAAGTAACGATCAGATTACAGGTGTGATTCACGACGGATATTCGCAGGCTTATCGCCAACTTTTGGAAGGAGTAGGCCGGATTATTGAGACTGAGGAATTGACCCCAGGAGGCCTCCGCAAGGTTGGTGTTGGCACCCTTACGCTGACCGGCACGAACACGTATTCTGGAGGCACAACGATTGAAGCCGGTACACTTCAACTCGGCGATGGAGGCACATCCGGTAGTATCGAGGGCGACATCGCCAACAATGCCAAACTGGTTTTCAAGCGATCCGGCGATGTCATATCAGCGAACACAATCAGCGGAACCGGCGAGATTGTTCAGGCCGGTCCGGGTGCACTTCTCTTAACAGCCGACAGTTCAGATTTTGCGGGCATCACGACTGTCGAGAACGGTCGCCTGCTTGTGGGTAAGGCCGGTCAAGGTGCGGTGCTCGGTGGAAGCGTGACCGTGCTGGAAGGTGCGAAGCTGGGTGGCTCCGGGACTGTTGGTTCAGGTGTCGGATCGGTAACCGGTATTTCCTCTGGCGGCACGCTCGCTGCGGGCAACTCAATCGGTACCCTGACTATCGACGGCGATTTGCGGCTGGCTCCCGGTTCGTATTTTGAAACGGAAATTGCGGGTGACGGTCGCTCCGATCTGGTCAACGTGACAGGGAAAGCCAATCTCGCCGGCAGCAATATCCGCATTGTTTCTGTCGATGCTGATACCAGTTACCAGACCGAACGGAGCTATCGCATCCTGAACGCAGATGGCGGTGTCGACGGTGTATTTTCCGACACCCAATCGAGTTCGGCTTTTTTGAATGTCGGGTTGGTATACGCGCCCAAAAGTGTCGATCTTAAAATAGCCCTGGCAAACGACCATGGTTATCTCTTCCCAACCGTAGCGCAGACACCGAACCAACTTGCGACAGCGAGAGGTCTGGATACTTTGGCCCAGTCCGGCTCGTCCCTTGCACTCTATAATGATCTCCTAATGTTGAATGCAGACGAAGCGCGGGCCAGTTTTGATCGCCTGTCAGGTGAAGCCTACGCGACAGCGGCCGGGATTCTGGTTGATCAGTCGCATTTCGTTCGGAACACAATGAATGGCCGCATGCAACAGACATTTGGAGTGCGCGCCACCAGTGATGTGCAGGACACAAAGCCATATTTTGCCTGGAGCGACGCTTACGGTGTATGGGGCAGCCATGATGGCAACAGGCTTTACGGTGAGGTTACGTCCTCAATTAGTGGTTTTGCCAGTGGGATCGACGTAGAAGTAGATACATGGCGCGTCGGTATCATGGCGGGTTATGGCCACTCGAGCTTTGATGTGAACGAACGCTCTTCGTCGGGTGACAGCAAGAACTACACACTCGGAACTTACGCGGCGTCACAGTGGACGCTGTCTGAAAGTTCCGCGCTCAATTTCCGTTCCGGATTGGCGCACACATGGCACGATCTTTCGATGAACCGTAACGTCGCTTTTCCTGGCTTATCCGATCGCCTGTCCAGTGAGTATGACGCCTCAACACTGCAGCTCTTCGCAGAGGTGGGGTATGAGTTGAACATGGATCGCTCCATTTTCGAACCCTATGCTAATGCCGGTTTTGTGCATTTCAACAGCGACGAGTTTGGTGAGGTCGGTCTTACCGCAGCACCTTTGTCGGTAACCTCAGCAACGATGAACACCTGGTTCACCACGATTGGTTTGCGCGCGGCGACGGAACTCGACATCGGTGAGACGTTGGTGACGGCGCGCGGCGATATCGGCTGGAGGCATAGCTATGGCGACGTCACCGCCACGTCGACAGCAAGCTTTGTCCGATCCGATGCATTCACGGTCTCAGGGGCTCCGATTGCCAGGGACGTCGCCTTGATCGAGGCAGGCTTTGACATTCACCTTACTAAATCCGCGAAGCTGGGCGTCTCCTACAATGGACAATTCGGCTCGGGCACAACCAACAACGGCGTGAATGCGAAGTTTAGTGTGAAATTCTAA